In candidate division WOR-3 bacterium, the genomic window AGCAGGTTACGAATGAGTATAATATCCTTGTATGAAGTCAACGACGATAATCGGGGTACGGCACAAGGGCAGTGTTGTCATTGGATGTGACGGGCAGGTGACAACGGGCGAGACCGTCGTGAAACGGACGGCGCGCAAAATACGGAAGATCTACAACGATCGGATTCTAACGGGATTTGCCGGGTCAACGGCTGATGCCCTGACGCTGTTTGAACGATTCGAGTCGAAATTGGAGGAATTCAGGGGAAATCTGCCGCGAAGTGTTGTCGAGCTCGCCAAGGATTGGCGGCAGGATAAAGTACTGCGCAGGTTGGAAGCCTTGCTCGCGATTCTCGACACAGAGCATGCTTATGTCGTATCTGGCTCCGGAGATGTGATCGAACCCGATGATGGGATCGTGGCGATAGGTTCTGGAGGGCCCTACGCGCTCGCTGCCTGCCGTGGCTTGATCAATCATTCGAACCTGTCAACGCGAGAAATAGTCGAGCAGTCCATAAAGATAGCAGCGAGCATTTGTATATACACAAATACTGAAATATACACTGAAGAGCTATAAGTTACTTTCTCCTTCAATGATTTGAGCCGGCCTTGGAATGACGTGCCTGCGCGTGGATTATGTGTGGTCGATGTTTTGCCTTGAGATGACAATTTTCAGCTTGCGCAGCGCGTTCTCTTTGATCTGACGTACGCGTTCACGCGTGATATTCATGATCCTGCTTATCTCCTCGAGTGTGTGCGGTTCATATTCACCCAAACCGAAATTTCTTTCCAGTACCTCCCGCTCCCGCGGCCCGATTTTGCTCAACGCCTGCTGTAATTTCTCCTTTTCTGCTTTCTTCTGGAATATCACATCTGGGGGCGGTGAAATGAGATTGTCTGATCCTTGGATATCGAGACGAACGGATTCGATGTAAGGATTTTCTGAATCCTCAAACGCTTCGTCGAGAGAATAGGCTGGGATGAGTTCGGACAGGGCGAGGGCGACTGCGCTGGAGTCGACCTTGAGTACGCGGGCCAGTTCTTCGGGCGTTGGTTCCCTTCCATGCTTTTGAATGAATTTCTTTGTTTCGGTCTGTGTTCGGCGGGCAAGAAAGCTCTTACGGACAATGCCTCTTTGTGCACTGATCGCCTCGTAAATAGACCGTTTTATCCACCATACAGAATAGGTGTTGAAACGATAGCCTTTTCGTTCGTCAAATTTATCGGCTGCATGGATGAGTCCTTCGTTTCCGGCGTTGATCAATTCGGAAAGACCCAACCGTTCGTCTTGAAATCTCTTGGCAATGAATACGACAATTCTGAGATTTGCACAAATGAGCTTTTTCTTGGCTTCGGTGTCGTTGTGTTCTCTCGCCCGCTTTGCCAGAGCGAATTCTTCCTCTTTAGTTAGTATTTTGTACTGGCTTATTTCCTCAAAATACTGTTTTAATCCGCGGTCGCTTACAACCCTGAACATGAGATTATCCGGTTGCTGGGTCGCCTGGTGCACTCATATGATTTCCGATGCTGCTATGGAGTCATTGCAATATAGAGCTTGCGTTCTCCACGCTGGACGTGGAAAATAACAGGTTTCCCTTGCTTCAGTCCCTTGACCGCAGCACGATATTTGGCAATGTTCGAGATCTCATTTCCCCCGATACCAAGGATCAGATCACCAACCTGGAAACCTGCTTGGTCAGCCGGAGTCCCGGATTTGATGCTGATAACGACAACACCACCCGTCGATTTGGGTTCAAAACGTTCGGCACGCGGATCTGAGATATCGATGACCTGCAGTCCCAATTCATATTCTTCATCCGGTACCTCGGCCGCAGCGGCGACAGTTTCCGGCATCTCGTCGATCTTGACCGTCAGTTCCTTTGATTTCCCGGCTCTGAATATTTTGACCTTGACTGACTTGCCGATGGCCGTTGATGCGACCATGATTTTGAATGAGGCCAGGTCATTGACGTTCTTACCATCGAATTCCGTTACCACATCGCCTGCCTTAACGCCAGCGCGGCTTGCAGGTGTGTTATCAACAACTTCGCTGATCAGGACTCCCTCGAGCGTTGGCAGGTCCATTGCGTCCTTTAGGTCTTCGGTTATTTCCTGCAGGTAGACTCCCAGATATCCTCGCGTTACCTTACCTTTGGTCCTCAGTTCTTCGATCACTGACCTTGCGAGGTGTGCGGGTATTGCGAACCCGATGCCAACATTACCGCCACTCGGTGAAGTGATCGCGGTGCTAATACCGATGACCTTACCTTGAATATTTACCAGCGGCCCGCCGGAGTTCCCGGGATTTATGGCAGCATCGGTTTGCAGGAAACTCTGGAAATCCGGTCCTTCAGGCAGAACTATGCCAGCCCGTCCTTTGGCTGAGATAACACCGACGGTGACCGTTCCTTCGAGATGGAATGGATTTCCGAAGGCGATCGCCCAGTCTCCGACTTTTACTTTTTCTGAATCACCGAACTCAAGATATGGTAGTTTGTCGCCATTATCGATCTTGAGCAGGGCAATGTCGGTTCGGGAGTCAGTGCCTACGATTTTCACCTCATCGCCCCGGAACTCTTGTTTGTTCGTGAGCTTGACGACGATGTCGGAAGCACCCCTGATGACATGGTAATTCGTAACGAGATATCCGTCCTCGGAAATGAAAAAACCGGAACCGAGTGTCTGTGTCTTCTGTTCTGACCTGGGGGTGCCTCTGAAAAAGTCCTTGAAGAGGTCATCCAATGGACCTTCGAACCGCCATTCGAACCCAGGAAAAGTGCTTGTGACTGTTCGTTCTGCGGAGATATTGGCTACAGCAGGGGAGACCTCTTCAGCCACAATGGCAAAAGGGCTTTCTCCTCCTCTACTCACCAGTGCCATCGCCGGGTTTTGCTCAGGACTTGCTTCACCGCGGTTGGCGAAACTTGGTATGCTTGCGGTTATTATCATTCCGAAGAGAAATGCAAAAATAGCCGCAGCGCCGGCTATGATCCCGGCGTTACGAAGTGATATATTTGTGTGCATTCTGCCTCCTTACATCTAAATGGATTGTTTCCGCGCCAAGTACGTTTACCGGCTGCCGCATAAGGATGGTTACTTCTTTTTCGGCAGGCCTTTACCTATTTTCTCATACTCTGAATTTTTCTTCTCCAGATTCCGAGCGATCGTCCTGATCTTGCGCACGGCGCTCTTCACTTTTTTTGTTTTCTGCCAGTCGCCCGTCTTTTTTACGTAGACCGCATCATAGATCTCACCGCCCAGTTCAGTGAAGGCATCTCTGAGTTTGCGGTTCAGTTCAAATATCTCAAGCTTCAGGGTTCCTTTTTGAGTCAAATCACCCGCTTCCTTTCCGACCACCTTGGAGGCGTCGTCCAGCCATTTCACGAGATCATCCCATATGTTTGCCATTATTCCTCCTTAGTTGTTAGACAAAACGAGGGTTGTTTGGGTTTACCACGCAAATCTCCTTTCTGAAGAGTATGTGACTCTACAGAGAGTGTACGCCCAGATCAGGTTTCGCGGATTTCCTTTTCTTTGTCTCTCTGAACTTCATCGACTTTCTGGATATATTGATCGGTGGCATGTTGCACATCTTCTTGAGCTTTGAATGAAGCGTCTTCCGAGATTTTCTTGTCCTTCTCGAGCTTTTTGATCTCATTGTTTGATTCGCGCCGGATGTTTCGGATCGCTACTTTTGTCTCTTCGGCCATTCTCAAAGTGAGTTTGATGAGTTCCTCGCGTCGCTCGGTGGTCAAAGGAGGCACGGCAAGCCGTATTACATTGCCATCGTTGTTCGGCGTCAGGCCGACCGAAGACTTGAATATCGCTTTCTCAATACTTGCCAGGGCAGATTTATCCCATGGTTGGATTATGATCAGCCGCGGCTCGGGTATGCTTATCGTTGCCACTTGGTTGAGCGGCAACTGGCTTTCGTAGTATTCTACCTTGATACCCTCTAATAAAGCAGGCGACGCACGCCCGGTTCTTAACTTGGCGAGTTCCTGGGCAAATAGAGAAAGTGATTTCTTCATTTTTTCATCAGTGCTCTTCTTGATTTCCTCAACCATTTCATCCTCCACTAATGATTGTTCCGATCTTTCTGCCGGATAATACACCCCGCAGGTCGTGTTCAAAGAAATTGTAGACGTAGATCGGAATGCCGGCATCCCGGCATGTGTTAAATGCAGCGAGATCCATGACCCTTAAATGTTTCTTGATCACTTGTTCATAGCTTATTCCTTTATAGAAAGTAGCGTTCTTGTTTAGGACGGGATCGGCTGAATATACGCCGGCTACTTTCGTGCCTTTGATCAGCACATCGGCGTGGAATTCAGCTGCTCTGAGTGCGGCCGCTGTGTCAGTGGTGAAAAGCGGATTGCCAGTCCCACCAACGAATATCACAATGCCACCCGAATCAAAGAATTCCAGATCCGTGAATTTGTTGAACTTTTCCGCAATGCCTTCCACTGCAAGACCACTACTCAGTTTTACTCTTTGTCCCTTCCTTTCGAGCAACGAGTGAAGCACGATACCGTTGATCACAGTGCCGACCATTCCGCAGAGGTCTGCATCGATCTTGTCGAGCCAGTCGGCATCGCGTCCCCGTATGATGTTACCCCCACCGACGACGACACCAATTTTTGTGCCCATGTTCTTGGCCTGGAGGATTTGTTCTACGACATAATTTATAGCTGTCTCGTTGAAAGTTTTATCATCATTGCCAAAAAATTCTCCAGATAACTTGAGGATGATTCTGTGGTATTTGGTACGGTGGGGCTTTTTTTTCATTCACCGAGGCGAAAACGTACGAAACGCCTCACGACGATGTTTTCACCGAATTTTGCTATCTGTTCTTTCAAATAATCGTCGACCGTTTTTTCGGGTATCTTTACAAATGGTTGTTCAAGCAGGCATACATCTGAGTAGAATTTCTCGAGTTTACCGGCCACTATCTTTTCGACAATTTCCGGTTTTTTCTTCATGTCCTGCACCATGCTTCGGTAAATTTCTTTCTCCCGTTCGATCACCTCGGGGGATAGCTCTTCGCGCGTTACCACCATCGGTTCGCTTGCCGCAATCTGCAGGGCGATATCGCGGACAAACCTGCGGAACTCGGTGTTCCGCGCGACAAAATCTGTTTCACAGTTGACTTCCACTAAAACGCCCAGACGGTCACCGGGGTGTATGTATGCATCTACGATGCCCTCTTTGGTTATTCGGCCTACTTTCTTGGCGGCGAGGGCCAGTCCTTTCTTTCTTAGTGTCTCGACCGCTTTGTCGAGATCACCACCCGCTTCGTCGAGAGCTTTCTGGCAATCGACGATGCCGGCCCCGGTTCTTTCTCTAAGCTCTCTCAGTTTCTCCCGATCCATATGCTTCCTTCTCTTCTGCCTCGAATCCTTTTCTTCCTTCAATGACCGCGTTGGCAATGATCTGGGTGACGAGTGAGATCGATCTGATAGAATCGTCGTTAGCTGGTATTGGATAGCTTATCTCGGTTGGGTCGACATTCGTGTCGACGATCGCCGCAACCGGGATATTGACCCTGAGTGCTTCACGAAGTGCGGTTTCATCTTTCTTTATGTCCACGATGAAGACCATCCCCGGCAGGCGGTCCATTTCTTTTATGCCTTCGAAGTTTTTGTGCAGTTTCTGATATTCCCTTTCGGCTCGGGATAATTCTTTTTTCGATACCATTGTCCAGCGACCATCTTCTTTCATCCGTTCGAATTCACGGAGTCTTGAGATACGTTGACTCAGGACCTCGAAATTCGTAAGCAGTCCTCCTAACCATCTTTCGGTAACATAGAATATCTGTGCCTTAATTGCCTCTTCTTTGATTATGTCTTTGGCCTGCTTCTTGGTGCCGACGAAGAGAATGCCCTTGCCCTCTTCAGCAACGCGAACGGTTGCCTCATATGCGTGCTTCAAGCCTTCCTGCGTATGCCGTAGGTCGATAATGTGTATGCCATTTCTCTTGCCGAAAATGTATTTCCCCATCTTTGGATTCCAACGCTTGGTGCGGTGTCCGAAGTGACATCCTGAGCTAACGAGTCGCTCGAAAGTTATCTGTTCCAAAGTGCCTCCTTATCGCTTCGAGAACTGGAATCTCTTGCGGCGTTTGGCCAAGCCATACTTGCACCGTTCTTTCTTTCTCGGATCTCTCTTCAGCAGTCCAGCACTTTTCAGAGTGGGTCTCAGTTCCGGATTGAATTTGACGAGCGCTCGGGCGATACCGTGACACATGGCTCCTGCCTGACCTGCTATTCCACCACCCGATATTCTTGCTTTGATATCAACTGAACCTTTTACGCCGGCAGTGGTCAGCGGAAGATTGACCAGGTCGACGAGGTCCTGGCGGCCAAAATACTGCAGGGGATCGCGGTTATTGACCCTGACGACCCCGCTGCCCGAAGACAGTATGATCTTTGCCGTAGCTGTTTTCCTCGATCCGGTTAGTATTTCCGGCATATATATCTCCTCCTTACAGTTCGATTAATCTAGGCGACTGTGCAGTATGGGGATGTTTAGAATCCGTATATATCTTAAGTCGCCTCAACCGCCGCGCTCTCAATTTATTCTTGGGCAACATGCCGCTGATTGCGTGGTAGAAAACACGTTCTGGATGCTTTTTCAGCATTAATTCTAAATGTATCTTCTTCAAACCGCCCGGGTGGAAAGAGTGAGAATAATATATCTTGTCCTTCATTTTGTTCCCGGTGACTCGGAATTTGTCGGCATTTATGACTACAACAAAATCCCCGCAGTCCACGTGCGGAGAGTATTG contains:
- the hslV gene encoding ATP-dependent protease subunit HslV, with product MKSTTIIGVRHKGSVVIGCDGQVTTGETVVKRTARKIRKIYNDRILTGFAGSTADALTLFERFESKLEEFRGNLPRSVVELAKDWRQDKVLRRLEALLAILDTEHAYVVSGSGDVIEPDDGIVAIGSGGPYALAACRGLINHSNLSTREIVEQSIKIAASICIYTNTEIYTEEL
- a CDS encoding RNA polymerase sigma factor RpoD/SigA, producing MHQATQQPDNLMFRVVSDRGLKQYFEEISQYKILTKEEEFALAKRAREHNDTEAKKKLICANLRIVVFIAKRFQDERLGLSELINAGNEGLIHAADKFDERKGYRFNTYSVWWIKRSIYEAISAQRGIVRKSFLARRTQTETKKFIQKHGREPTPEELARVLKVDSSAVALALSELIPAYSLDEAFEDSENPYIESVRLDIQGSDNLISPPPDVIFQKKAEKEKLQQALSKIGPREREVLERNFGLGEYEPHTLEEISRIMNITRERVRQIKENALRKLKIVISRQNIDHT
- a CDS encoding Do family serine endopeptidase, with product MHTNISLRNAGIIAGAAAIFAFLFGMIITASIPSFANRGEASPEQNPAMALVSRGGESPFAIVAEEVSPAVANISAERTVTSTFPGFEWRFEGPLDDLFKDFFRGTPRSEQKTQTLGSGFFISEDGYLVTNYHVIRGASDIVVKLTNKQEFRGDEVKIVGTDSRTDIALLKIDNGDKLPYLEFGDSEKVKVGDWAIAFGNPFHLEGTVTVGVISAKGRAGIVLPEGPDFQSFLQTDAAINPGNSGGPLVNIQGKVIGISTAITSPSGGNVGIGFAIPAHLARSVIEELRTKGKVTRGYLGVYLQEITEDLKDAMDLPTLEGVLISEVVDNTPASRAGVKAGDVVTEFDGKNVNDLASFKIMVASTAIGKSVKVKIFRAGKSKELTVKIDEMPETVAAAAEVPDEEYELGLQVIDISDPRAERFEPKSTGGVVVISIKSGTPADQAGFQVGDLILGIGGNEISNIAKYRAAVKGLKQGKPVIFHVQRGERKLYIAMTP
- the frr gene encoding ribosome recycling factor — translated: MVEEIKKSTDEKMKKSLSLFAQELAKLRTGRASPALLEGIKVEYYESQLPLNQVATISIPEPRLIIIQPWDKSALASIEKAIFKSSVGLTPNNDGNVIRLAVPPLTTERREELIKLTLRMAEETKVAIRNIRRESNNEIKKLEKDKKISEDASFKAQEDVQHATDQYIQKVDEVQRDKEKEIRET
- a CDS encoding UMP kinase; translation: MKKKPHRTKYHRIILKLSGEFFGNDDKTFNETAINYVVEQILQAKNMGTKIGVVVGGGNIIRGRDADWLDKIDADLCGMVGTVINGIVLHSLLERKGQRVKLSSGLAVEGIAEKFNKFTDLEFFDSGGIVIFVGGTGNPLFTTDTAAALRAAEFHADVLIKGTKVAGVYSADPVLNKNATFYKGISYEQVIKKHLRVMDLAAFNTCRDAGIPIYVYNFFEHDLRGVLSGRKIGTIISGG
- the tsf gene encoding translation elongation factor Ts, producing MDREKLRELRERTGAGIVDCQKALDEAGGDLDKAVETLRKKGLALAAKKVGRITKEGIVDAYIHPGDRLGVLVEVNCETDFVARNTEFRRFVRDIALQIAASEPMVVTREELSPEVIEREKEIYRSMVQDMKKKPEIVEKIVAGKLEKFYSDVCLLEQPFVKIPEKTVDDYLKEQIAKFGENIVVRRFVRFRLGE
- the rpsB gene encoding 30S ribosomal protein S2 — its product is MEQITFERLVSSGCHFGHRTKRWNPKMGKYIFGKRNGIHIIDLRHTQEGLKHAYEATVRVAEEGKGILFVGTKKQAKDIIKEEAIKAQIFYVTERWLGGLLTNFEVLSQRISRLREFERMKEDGRWTMVSKKELSRAEREYQKLHKNFEGIKEMDRLPGMVFIVDIKKDETALREALRVNIPVAAIVDTNVDPTEISYPIPANDDSIRSISLVTQIIANAVIEGRKGFEAEEKEAYGSGETERA
- the rpsI gene encoding 30S ribosomal protein S9; translated protein: MPEILTGSRKTATAKIILSSGSGVVRVNNRDPLQYFGRQDLVDLVNLPLTTAGVKGSVDIKARISGGGIAGQAGAMCHGIARALVKFNPELRPTLKSAGLLKRDPRKKERCKYGLAKRRKRFQFSKR
- the rplM gene encoding 50S ribosomal protein L13 encodes the protein MKTKVLKKSEIKRNWYIVDATGKILGRLASKIARVLIGKNKPQYSPHVDCGDFVVVINADKFRVTGNKMKDKIYYSHSFHPGGLKKIHLELMLKKHPERVFYHAISGMLPKNKLRARRLRRLKIYTDSKHPHTAQSPRLIEL